The proteins below come from a single Flavobacterium lindanitolerans genomic window:
- the rsgA gene encoding ribosome small subunit-dependent GTPase A, with amino-acid sequence MTGTVYKSTGSWYTVKSESGDFIECRIKGKFRMKGIKSTNPIAVGDIVDYELDKSSDKITGTIHNIHDRKNYIVRKSVNLSKQVHIIASNIDRVFLLVTINNPPTTTSFIDRFLVTAEAYGIETILVFNKIDTYDEAMLDEQLYLQYVYSNIGYQCLRVSSTEGKGVEKLKEMMIGKVSMFSGHSGVGKSTLANALEPTLHLKTSVISEQSRQGQHTTTFAEMYDLSFGARIIDTPGIKGFGIVDMEKSEVSGYFPEFFALQDQCKFNNCLHKEEPHCAVKEALEKDEIAWSRYRSYLQILEGDEEHYRTDDYADEKAGN; translated from the coding sequence ATGACAGGAACCGTTTATAAATCTACCGGAAGCTGGTATACCGTGAAATCCGAAAGCGGAGACTTTATCGAATGCAGGATTAAAGGCAAATTCCGAATGAAAGGAATCAAAAGTACCAATCCTATTGCAGTAGGCGATATAGTCGATTATGAACTCGATAAGAGTTCCGATAAAATCACGGGAACGATTCATAATATCCACGACCGCAAAAATTATATAGTCCGTAAGTCGGTTAACCTTTCAAAGCAGGTTCACATTATTGCATCCAATATTGACCGGGTCTTTTTGTTGGTTACGATAAATAATCCGCCCACAACAACCAGTTTTATTGACCGTTTTCTGGTTACTGCCGAAGCCTATGGCATAGAAACTATTTTGGTTTTTAATAAAATAGATACCTATGATGAGGCAATGCTTGACGAGCAGCTTTACCTGCAATATGTATATTCCAATATAGGATATCAATGCCTGAGAGTTTCTTCAACAGAAGGAAAAGGAGTGGAAAAGCTGAAAGAAATGATGATAGGTAAGGTTTCAATGTTTTCCGGTCATTCGGGTGTTGGGAAATCAACTCTTGCCAATGCCTTAGAACCGACACTGCATCTTAAGACCTCCGTAATTTCGGAACAAAGCAGACAAGGACAACATACTACTACCTTTGCAGAAATGTATGATTTGTCATTTGGAGCAAGAATTATTGACACACCGGGAATCAAAGGCTTTGGGATTGTAGATATGGAAAAATCGGAAGTCAGCGGTTATTTCCCTGAGTTTTTTGCTTTGCAGGACCAATGCAAATTCAACAATTGCCTTCACAAAGAAGAACCGCATTGTGCCGTTAAAGAAGCATTAGAAAAGGACGAAATTGCCTGGTCACGCTACAGAAGCTATCTGCAAATACTGGAAGGCGACGAAGAACATTATCGTACTGACGACTACGCCGACGAGAAAGCAGGAAACTAG
- the gldA gene encoding gliding motility-associated ABC transporter ATP-binding subunit GldA, whose protein sequence is MSIEVTSISKNYGEQKALDTISFSIQKGEIVGFLGPNGAGKSTLMKILTTFITADEGQASVNGFDVSTAQKEVQKSVGYLPEHNPLYLDLYVREYLAFNADVYKVAKSRIEEVITMTGLTPESHKKIGQLSKGYRQRVGLATALLHNPDVLILDEPTTGLDPNQLVEIRDLIKNIGKDKTVFLSTHIMQEVEAICDRVIIINHGKIVTDKKLTNLKNEEEQVIEVEFDHTVEEQLLRSLPNLVTLTNTHDMTWELTFSTSKDMRPAIFDFAHDNGLKTLQLNLKSKNLEAIFRDVTKK, encoded by the coding sequence ATGTCAATCGAAGTCACTTCCATTTCAAAAAATTACGGAGAGCAAAAAGCTTTGGATACTATTTCCTTTTCTATCCAAAAAGGTGAAATCGTGGGCTTTCTGGGGCCAAATGGTGCCGGAAAATCAACGTTGATGAAAATCCTTACTACCTTTATTACTGCTGATGAAGGACAGGCTTCTGTAAATGGATTTGACGTTTCAACGGCACAAAAGGAAGTACAAAAATCTGTTGGTTATCTGCCTGAACACAATCCTTTGTATCTTGATTTATATGTGCGTGAATATCTGGCTTTCAATGCCGATGTGTATAAGGTTGCCAAATCAAGAATTGAGGAAGTAATTACGATGACCGGCCTGACTCCTGAAAGCCATAAGAAAATAGGGCAATTGTCTAAAGGTTACCGCCAGCGTGTTGGTCTGGCAACAGCCCTGCTTCACAATCCGGATGTTTTGATTTTAGACGAACCTACAACGGGTCTTGACCCAAACCAATTGGTAGAAATCAGAGATTTGATTAAAAATATCGGAAAAGACAAAACCGTTTTCTTATCTACGCATATTATGCAGGAAGTAGAAGCTATCTGCGACCGTGTCATTATTATTAATCATGGAAAGATTGTTACCGATAAAAAACTGACTAATCTTAAAAATGAAGAGGAGCAGGTTATTGAGGTTGAATTTGACCATACTGTAGAGGAGCAACTATTAAGGTCGTTACCAAACCTGGTTACTTTGACCAATACCCATGATATGACCTGGGAGCTGACCTTTTCAACTTCAAAAGATATGCGTCCTGCAATTTTTGATTTCGCCCACGACAACGGACTTAAAACGTTACAGCTTAATCTGAAGAGCAAGAATCTGGAAGCTATTTTCAGAGATGTTACTAAGAAATAA
- a CDS encoding DUF3858 domain-containing protein — translation MKKNIFTICFVLFALNLFAQKKYELGKVTVEELKEKVHPKDTSAVAAILFKKGNTYLDYDMDGNWVAVTEVATKIKIYKKEGYEFANEQIPYYTGGKQIKLFFDDAVTYNLVGDKVEKTKLKSDGEFTEKVNEIYSLKKITMPNVKEGSVIEYKYTMRTPYLTSLNDWYFQYPIPADYVEYRIAIPQYFNYSVFMKGYLKVNKKPSVVASAAAQKFNELVTVYNIENVKALKEESYVNNIDNYRSMLQFELASTDFPNQGLKNYAADWASVTKNIYEHKDFGDELNYKSYFEKDIEPIIKGVTSREEKIKLIFDYVKTRMNWNEKNSYYCNVGVKKAYAEKVGNVAEINLMLVAMLRYAELKANPVLISTRSNGIAVYPAPSAYNYVIAGVELDNNQQILLDATSKNALPNILPFRALNWLGRMIRNDKTSIEVDLAPKSNSKEVVNVIAAIDEEGKVEGKIRAQYFDYNAYGFREIHLKTSKDKYLEEMEKRYGGVEVGEYTTTNDNDLSKPIIETFSFVNNNLADRIGNKIYFSPMLHYARHENPFKDEVREFPVDFMFPYQDKYSYTITIPKGYEVESMPEPIAIYMESNIGSFKYNIIKTANQVQVTTILDMNYSNIPPDYYHTLRDFYKKMLEKQNEKVVLKKV, via the coding sequence ATGAAAAAAAACATTTTTACAATTTGTTTCGTCCTGTTTGCTTTAAACCTGTTTGCACAGAAAAAATACGAACTGGGAAAAGTAACTGTGGAAGAATTAAAAGAGAAAGTACATCCTAAAGATACATCAGCAGTAGCGGCAATCCTGTTTAAAAAAGGAAATACCTATCTTGATTATGATATGGATGGAAATTGGGTAGCTGTTACGGAAGTCGCAACAAAAATTAAGATATATAAAAAAGAAGGTTATGAGTTTGCTAACGAACAAATACCTTATTATACAGGCGGAAAGCAAATAAAATTGTTTTTTGACGATGCCGTAACCTATAACCTGGTTGGCGATAAGGTTGAAAAAACAAAGCTGAAGAGCGATGGAGAATTTACAGAAAAAGTCAATGAAATATACAGCTTAAAAAAAATAACAATGCCTAACGTGAAGGAAGGGAGTGTCATAGAGTATAAATATACAATGAGAACACCCTATCTGACTTCTCTTAACGATTGGTATTTTCAATATCCTATTCCGGCAGATTATGTAGAATATAGAATTGCCATACCGCAATACTTTAATTATAGCGTTTTTATGAAAGGCTATCTCAAGGTTAACAAAAAACCTTCGGTAGTGGCATCAGCAGCAGCCCAAAAATTTAATGAACTGGTAACGGTTTATAACATTGAGAATGTAAAAGCATTAAAGGAAGAATCATATGTCAATAATATTGATAATTACAGATCTATGCTGCAATTTGAACTGGCCTCTACAGATTTTCCAAATCAGGGACTGAAAAATTATGCGGCAGATTGGGCATCAGTAACCAAGAATATCTATGAACATAAGGATTTTGGAGATGAACTAAACTATAAATCCTATTTTGAAAAAGATATTGAACCAATCATAAAAGGCGTTACATCTAGAGAAGAAAAAATAAAACTAATTTTCGACTATGTCAAGACCAGAATGAACTGGAATGAAAAGAACAGTTATTATTGTAATGTTGGGGTGAAAAAAGCATATGCAGAGAAAGTAGGAAATGTGGCTGAAATTAACCTGATGCTTGTAGCAATGTTGAGATATGCAGAACTTAAGGCCAATCCGGTATTAATCAGTACACGCTCAAATGGAATTGCGGTATATCCTGCACCGTCAGCCTATAATTATGTTATTGCCGGGGTTGAGCTTGACAATAATCAGCAAATACTGTTAGACGCCACATCAAAAAATGCCTTGCCTAATATTTTGCCATTTCGGGCATTAAACTGGCTTGGAAGAATGATAAGAAACGACAAGACCTCTATAGAAGTAGACCTTGCACCTAAAAGTAACTCTAAAGAAGTTGTCAACGTGATAGCGGCAATTGATGAAGAAGGTAAAGTTGAAGGAAAAATCAGGGCGCAATATTTTGACTACAATGCTTATGGTTTTAGAGAAATTCATTTAAAAACCTCGAAAGACAAGTACCTCGAAGAAATGGAAAAGCGTTATGGCGGGGTTGAAGTTGGAGAATATACAACAACTAACGACAATGATTTATCAAAACCTATTATAGAAACCTTTAGTTTTGTCAATAATAACTTGGCAGACCGTATCGGAAATAAAATTTATTTCTCGCCAATGCTTCATTATGCCAGGCATGAAAATCCGTTTAAGGATGAGGTAAGAGAATTTCCGGTAGATTTTATGTTCCCTTACCAGGATAAGTACTCATATACGATCACAATTCCTAAAGGATATGAAGTGGAGTCGATGCCGGAGCCTATTGCAATCTATATGGAAAGTAACATAGGTTCTTTCAAATATAATATTATAAAAACGGCAAATCAGGTTCAGGTCACCACAATATTGGATATGAATTATTCTAATATTCCGCCGGATTATTATCATACGCTAAGAGATTTCTATAAGAAAATGCTGGAAAAACAAAATGAAAAAGTAGTACTTAAAAAAGTATAA
- a CDS encoding pyridoxal phosphate-dependent aminotransferase yields the protein MTEDILTVEKIENKGFAKRLETVEEYYFSTKLRQVRQMISEGKPVLNMGIGSPDLTPPPKAIEAMVKALGDEKAHEYQSYQGLPELRKGIADFYKSQFDVALDPNIEILPLMGSKEGIMHISLAFLNEGDEVLIPDPGYPTYSSVTNLVGAKSVFYDLKEQNNWMPDLEALESRDLSKVKLMWINYPHMPTGTGGSLELFKRLVAFAKRHQVVLVNDNPYSFVLNDNPISIFQIEEAKEVALELNSLSKTFNMSGWRIGMVSGKQEFIDAILKIKSNMDSGMFYGIQKGAIEALKLGSEWFDSQNKIYKRRRKLIFQLAEKLGCTFNKEAVGMFVWAKLPFGNRSSETFIDTFLIEKNIFLTPGTIFGKNGEGYIRFSLCIREEKIQEAIDRLD from the coding sequence ATGACAGAGGATATTTTAACGGTAGAAAAAATAGAAAATAAAGGATTTGCTAAACGATTGGAAACGGTTGAAGAGTATTATTTTTCTACAAAACTGCGACAAGTCCGCCAAATGATTTCTGAAGGAAAGCCCGTGCTGAATATGGGGATAGGCAGCCCCGATTTAACACCACCCCCAAAAGCAATAGAAGCGATGGTTAAGGCTCTTGGAGATGAAAAAGCACATGAATATCAAAGCTATCAGGGATTGCCGGAATTGAGAAAAGGAATAGCCGATTTTTACAAATCTCAATTTGATGTGGCATTAGACCCCAATATTGAAATTTTACCCTTAATGGGCTCCAAAGAAGGAATAATGCATATTTCATTAGCCTTTTTGAATGAAGGAGATGAGGTGCTGATACCAGACCCGGGATATCCAACCTACTCATCTGTCACAAACCTTGTCGGAGCAAAATCTGTTTTTTATGATTTGAAAGAACAGAACAACTGGATGCCGGATTTGGAAGCTCTGGAAAGTAGAGATTTATCAAAAGTCAAGTTGATGTGGATTAATTATCCGCATATGCCAACCGGAACTGGTGGTAGTCTTGAACTTTTCAAAAGACTGGTTGCTTTTGCAAAAAGACATCAGGTTGTTTTGGTCAACGATAATCCATACAGTTTTGTACTGAATGATAATCCGATTTCGATTTTTCAGATTGAGGAAGCCAAAGAAGTTGCTTTGGAATTAAATTCTTTGAGCAAAACTTTTAATATGTCCGGTTGGCGAATAGGAATGGTATCCGGAAAGCAGGAGTTCATCGATGCCATCCTGAAAATAAAAAGCAATATGGACAGCGGCATGTTTTACGGTATCCAAAAAGGAGCAATCGAAGCTTTGAAATTGGGAAGCGAATGGTTTGATTCCCAAAACAAGATATATAAAAGAAGAAGAAAATTAATTTTTCAATTGGCAGAAAAACTAGGCTGTACCTTTAATAAAGAAGCTGTTGGCATGTTTGTATGGGCAAAATTACCTTTTGGGAATCGGTCTTCTGAAACATTTATCGATACATTTTTAATTGAAAAAAACATTTTCCTTACACCGGGAACCATTTTTGGAAAGAATGGTGAGGGATACATCCGTTTTTCGTTATGTATCCGTGAAGAAAAAATTCAGGAAGCAATTGATAGGCTGGACTGA
- the dtd gene encoding D-aminoacyl-tRNA deacylase produces MKAVIQRVSHASVTIEGEKVSEIQSGLLVLVGFEDSDTQEDIQWLSAKIANLRIFGDEDDVMNLSIKDIRGDIIIVSQFTLHAATKKGNRPSYIKASKPNVAIPLYENFVSQMEADLGKKVQTGRFGADMKVALLNDGPVTIIIDTKNKE; encoded by the coding sequence ATGAAAGCCGTTATTCAAAGAGTTTCCCATGCCTCGGTAACCATAGAAGGAGAAAAAGTAAGCGAAATACAATCAGGACTGTTGGTTCTGGTTGGATTTGAAGATTCTGATACCCAAGAAGACATTCAGTGGCTTTCGGCAAAAATTGCCAACCTTCGCATTTTTGGTGATGAGGACGATGTCATGAACTTATCCATTAAAGATATTCGCGGGGATATTATTATTGTAAGCCAGTTCACATTGCATGCCGCTACTAAAAAAGGAAACCGCCCGTCTTATATAAAAGCGTCAAAACCGAATGTGGCCATTCCTCTGTATGAGAACTTTGTCAGTCAGATGGAAGCAGATTTGGGTAAGAAAGTTCAGACAGGAAGGTTTGGCGCCGATATGAAAGTAGCATTACTTAACGATGGTCCGGTTACCATCATAATCGATACAAAAAATAAAGAATAG
- a CDS encoding prephenate dehydratase: METKIAIQGIRGSFHHQVAKEYFGENMELDECMSFDALVNSLVENKTQHAVMALENSIAGSIIPNYALIDRNNLHIIGEHYLNINMNLMVLKGQKIEDIKEVHSHPIALLQCGEFFKKYPHIKLVESGDTAETAHRIKENQLKKIAAVASPIAAEMFGLDILASGIHTIKSNKTRFVILKTQNKVLPKSEINKASIKFELDDTPGSLATILNVMNNCKLNLTKIQSMPIIETPFQYSFFVDVTFEKYKHYEKAKSIVELMTTHFKVLGEYRKGDTI; this comes from the coding sequence ATGGAAACAAAAATTGCAATTCAGGGAATTAGAGGCTCGTTTCATCATCAGGTTGCTAAAGAATATTTTGGTGAAAACATGGAGTTGGATGAATGCATGTCGTTTGATGCTTTAGTTAACAGTCTGGTCGAAAACAAAACACAGCATGCCGTAATGGCTTTGGAGAATTCGATTGCAGGTTCCATCATACCTAATTATGCATTGATAGACAGGAATAACCTTCACATTATTGGAGAGCATTATCTGAATATCAATATGAACCTGATGGTATTGAAAGGCCAAAAAATAGAAGACATAAAAGAAGTTCATTCGCATCCAATCGCCTTGCTGCAATGTGGAGAGTTTTTTAAAAAATATCCCCATATAAAATTAGTTGAAAGTGGCGATACGGCCGAAACGGCACATCGGATTAAGGAAAACCAATTGAAGAAGATTGCTGCTGTCGCAAGTCCGATTGCTGCTGAAATGTTTGGTCTGGATATTCTGGCTTCCGGAATCCATACCATAAAAAGTAATAAGACGCGGTTTGTAATCTTAAAGACGCAGAACAAGGTTTTGCCAAAATCGGAAATCAATAAAGCCTCCATAAAATTTGAATTGGACGACACACCCGGCAGCCTGGCTACAATTTTAAATGTTATGAACAATTGCAAATTAAACCTGACAAAAATCCAGTCGATGCCCATTATTGAAACACCCTTTCAATATTCCTTTTTTGTGGATGTGACTTTTGAAAAGTACAAACATTATGAAAAGGCAAAATCAATAGTAGAATTGATGACCACGCATTTTAAAGTTTTAGGAGAATACAGAAAAGGAGATACAATTTAA
- a CDS encoding bifunctional 3-deoxy-7-phosphoheptulonate synthase/chorismate mutase type II, protein MKNSKELRTWLDDFKLSHPLIIAGPCSAETEEQVVKIAHELKDSDVSIYRAGIWKPRTRPGSFEGVGAVGLKWLQKAKAETGLLMATEVANVAHVQQALEHDIDVLWIGARTTVNPFAVQEIADALKNTDKIVLVKNPVNPDLALWLGGIERLYNAGIKKLGVIHRGFSTYEKTKYRNIPEWQLAIELQNRFPDLPIICDPSHITGKREMIQEVSQQALDLNYDGLIIETHNDPDNAWSDAEQQVTPEKLKEIFKNLKVRKETEDGSDYNQRLDRLRLDIDEYDAKILEILGKRMKVADKIGALKKEKNVAVLQNKRWNEILGKMILEGEEKGLSEEFILKIFKAIHQESISHQEKIING, encoded by the coding sequence ATGAAAAATTCAAAAGAATTAAGAACGTGGCTGGACGATTTCAAATTGTCACATCCATTAATAATTGCAGGACCTTGCAGTGCGGAAACGGAAGAACAGGTAGTAAAAATAGCTCATGAATTGAAAGATTCTGATGTTAGTATTTACAGGGCTGGAATCTGGAAACCCAGAACCCGACCGGGAAGTTTTGAAGGTGTAGGAGCGGTAGGTTTAAAATGGCTACAGAAAGCCAAAGCAGAAACGGGTCTTTTAATGGCAACAGAAGTAGCCAACGTAGCTCACGTTCAACAGGCTTTGGAACATGATATAGATGTTTTATGGATAGGGGCAAGAACTACTGTAAACCCTTTTGCGGTACAGGAAATTGCAGATGCTTTAAAAAATACAGACAAAATTGTTTTAGTAAAAAACCCTGTAAACCCTGATTTGGCTTTGTGGCTTGGAGGGATTGAGCGTCTTTACAATGCAGGAATTAAAAAACTTGGGGTCATCCACAGAGGTTTTTCCACTTATGAAAAAACAAAATACAGAAACATACCGGAATGGCAATTGGCAATAGAATTGCAGAACCGTTTTCCGGATTTGCCTATAATTTGTGACCCCTCACACATTACCGGCAAACGTGAAATGATTCAGGAAGTTTCGCAACAGGCTTTAGACTTGAATTATGACGGACTAATAATTGAAACCCATAATGACCCGGATAATGCATGGAGCGATGCCGAACAGCAGGTCACTCCGGAAAAATTAAAAGAAATTTTCAAAAATCTGAAAGTAAGGAAAGAAACAGAAGACGGTTCAGACTATAATCAGAGGCTGGACAGGCTCCGTTTGGATATAGACGAGTATGATGCAAAAATCCTTGAGATTTTAGGAAAAAGAATGAAGGTTGCCGATAAGATTGGAGCCTTAAAAAAAGAAAAAAACGTAGCCGTCCTTCAAAACAAAAGATGGAATGAGATTTTGGGCAAAATGATATTGGAGGGCGAAGAAAAAGGTTTGAGTGAAGAGTTTATTTTAAAGATATTCAAAGCAATCCATCAGGAAAGTATCAGTCACCAGGAAAAAATTATTAACGGATAA
- a CDS encoding DUF3857 domain-containing protein, which translates to MKNLLFPLTIVLFFTTIAVAQDLGYTVANIPAELKENANAVIRLDQKNIVISSRKSMIMTNKRIVTVLNENGLSYMGLYEYFSGRERVKSIEAQFYNAFGKEIKKVKRKDFKENSVSEGSIITDNKLLHYDYTPTEYPFTVVFSSETETSNTAFIPRWYPVPGYFVSIEKANLNAKVAADLGFKYKEFNIPDNSNITKEVKADGVSFTATNLTAYKREDYAPAFNSYAPNVIMGLDYFHLEGVDGVATNWKDFGAWVYSNLLKGTDEIPLETQNKIKALVGDEKDPLKKARIVYKYVQDKTRYISIQLGIGGWKPMLAKDVDRLGYGDCKALTNYTRALLEVVNVPSYYTIIYGDTQKKDLIQDFVSIQGNHVILVVPVDNKMHWLECTSQKSPFGFQGDFTDNRLALVIKPEGGEIIRTKEYPTQENTQISKGNYTIDENGNISGNILIKSKGTQYDNKFMYENSSNDDLTKFYKKYFWNIGNLKMKKMNLLNNKEDIEFSEDIALEAADYGKINNGKMIFVINAYNQLSNVPQRYRQRTSSIEMERGYYDYDEITIDLPKGAGIEAKPDNVNIKSEFGEYKTELVVINESQIVYKRTFQSNPGLYDKKDYENFRKFREQIAKNDNAKIVLVKN; encoded by the coding sequence ATGAAAAATTTACTTTTCCCCCTCACTATTGTTTTATTTTTCACAACAATAGCTGTTGCACAGGACCTTGGGTATACAGTTGCCAACATTCCTGCAGAACTTAAAGAAAACGCGAACGCTGTTATTCGTTTGGACCAAAAAAATATTGTTATTTCTTCCAGAAAGTCAATGATAATGACTAATAAAAGAATAGTAACCGTCCTTAATGAAAACGGATTGTCCTATATGGGGCTTTATGAATATTTTTCAGGTAGAGAGCGTGTCAAATCTATTGAGGCACAATTCTATAATGCATTTGGGAAAGAAATAAAAAAAGTAAAAAGAAAAGACTTTAAAGAAAATTCAGTTTCTGAAGGTTCAATCATAACAGACAATAAGTTGTTGCATTATGATTATACTCCTACTGAATACCCTTTCACGGTAGTTTTTTCAAGTGAGACAGAAACGTCTAATACGGCCTTTATTCCAAGGTGGTATCCGGTTCCGGGGTATTTTGTAAGCATAGAAAAGGCAAATTTAAATGCAAAAGTAGCGGCTGATTTAGGCTTCAAATACAAGGAATTTAATATCCCAGACAACTCAAATATAACAAAAGAAGTCAAGGCAGATGGTGTTTCATTTACAGCAACTAATCTGACAGCATATAAAAGGGAAGATTATGCGCCAGCATTTAATTCTTATGCTCCAAATGTAATTATGGGATTGGATTATTTTCATTTGGAAGGAGTTGATGGCGTTGCAACCAATTGGAAAGATTTTGGCGCCTGGGTCTATTCCAATCTTTTAAAAGGAACCGATGAAATTCCGTTGGAAACACAAAATAAAATAAAGGCTTTGGTAGGAGATGAAAAAGATCCTTTGAAAAAAGCAAGGATTGTCTACAAATACGTTCAGGATAAAACCAGATACATTAGTATTCAGTTAGGTATAGGAGGTTGGAAACCGATGCTGGCAAAAGACGTTGACCGCTTAGGTTACGGAGATTGTAAGGCGTTGACTAATTACACAAGAGCATTATTAGAAGTTGTGAACGTGCCTTCCTATTACACAATAATTTATGGTGACACACAGAAAAAGGATCTGATTCAGGATTTCGTTTCCATACAAGGAAACCATGTCATTCTGGTAGTGCCTGTGGACAATAAGATGCATTGGCTTGAATGTACAAGTCAGAAGTCGCCTTTTGGTTTTCAGGGTGATTTTACGGATAACCGACTGGCGCTTGTCATAAAACCGGAAGGTGGGGAAATTATAAGAACCAAAGAATATCCTACACAGGAAAATACACAAATATCAAAAGGGAACTACACCATTGATGAAAACGGAAATATTTCAGGAAATATTCTGATAAAGTCAAAAGGAACGCAATATGACAATAAGTTTATGTATGAGAATAGCTCCAATGACGATTTGACCAAATTCTACAAGAAATATTTTTGGAATATCGGCAACCTCAAAATGAAGAAAATGAATCTGCTTAATAATAAAGAAGATATTGAATTTTCTGAGGATATTGCGTTAGAAGCTGCAGATTATGGCAAGATAAATAATGGCAAGATGATATTTGTGATAAATGCGTACAATCAGCTTTCCAATGTGCCGCAACGCTACCGTCAACGCACCAGCTCAATTGAAATGGAAAGAGGGTATTATGATTATGACGAAATTACAATTGACCTTCCTAAAGGGGCTGGCATTGAAGCAAAACCGGATAATGTAAACATTAAAAGTGAATTTGGCGAATATAAAACAGAATTGGTTGTAATTAATGAAAGTCAGATTGTTTATAAGAGAACATTCCAGTCAAATCCAGGTTTGTACGACAAAAAAGACTACGAAAATTTCCGAAAATTCAGAGAGCAGATTGCCAAAAATGATAACGCAAAAATAGTACTAGTTAAAAACTAA
- a CDS encoding nucleotide pyrophosphohydrolase → MEIKNAQLQVDNWIKEHGVRYFNELTNMAQLTEEVGEVARIIARRYGEQSEKESDKNKDLGEELADVVFVVLCLANQTGINLQEAFDKKMELKSNRDKDRHKNNEKLK, encoded by the coding sequence ATGGAAATAAAAAATGCACAACTTCAGGTTGACAACTGGATAAAAGAACACGGAGTTCGTTATTTTAATGAACTTACAAATATGGCACAACTCACTGAAGAAGTTGGAGAAGTAGCCCGTATTATAGCCCGTCGCTATGGTGAACAGTCAGAAAAAGAATCAGATAAAAACAAAGACCTGGGTGAAGAATTAGCTGATGTGGTTTTTGTGGTTTTGTGTCTGGCAAATCAAACCGGAATCAATCTTCAGGAAGCTTTTGATAAAAAAATGGAACTGAAATCCAACAGAGATAAGGACCGACACAAGAATAACGAAAAACTCAAATAG
- a CDS encoding head GIN domain-containing protein: MMKAKITTRIIVLFSIAFLSCDSENANDCFQTSGTPITREFVVNDFKKINIGEGIELIIKQGPEKKVVVKTGENLLGGITAEVQNEELFLRNSNGCNWVRDYNTTQVYVTTPTLINVYSSSQFGVKSDGVLGFPSLSLQSGMFSDTASGTFEVEVNCNQLTIEDNKDSYFAVSGTTQALYIGFYNGNARFDGSDLTAKEVHVFHRSSNDIIVKPIDKISGTIYSTGNVVLKNVPPVIEVTQLYQGRLVYP, from the coding sequence ATGATGAAAGCCAAAATAACCACAAGAATAATTGTCCTGTTTTCGATAGCTTTTTTGTCATGCGATTCGGAAAATGCAAATGATTGCTTTCAAACTTCAGGGACTCCAATTACAAGAGAATTTGTGGTTAACGATTTTAAGAAAATCAATATAGGAGAAGGGATTGAATTGATTATAAAACAAGGTCCTGAAAAAAAAGTAGTTGTAAAAACAGGAGAAAATTTGCTTGGCGGAATTACAGCTGAAGTTCAGAATGAAGAACTTTTTCTCAGGAATTCCAATGGTTGCAATTGGGTTCGCGATTACAATACGACTCAGGTTTATGTAACAACTCCAACACTAATAAACGTATATTCGTCTTCACAATTTGGAGTAAAATCCGATGGTGTTTTGGGTTTTCCATCCCTTAGCCTGCAATCAGGAATGTTTAGCGATACAGCTTCCGGAACTTTTGAAGTGGAGGTAAATTGTAATCAACTAACAATAGAAGATAATAAGGATTCTTATTTTGCGGTTTCAGGTACTACTCAGGCTTTATATATTGGTTTTTATAATGGTAATGCCAGATTTGACGGTTCTGATTTGACCGCAAAAGAAGTTCATGTTTTCCACAGAAGCTCAAACGACATCATTGTAAAGCCAATAGATAAAATTTCTGGAACCATTTACAGTACAGGCAATGTTGTTTTAAAAAACGTGCCGCCTGTAATCGAGGTTACGCAGCTTTACCAGGGACGTTTGGTATATCCGTAA